From the genome of Homo sapiens chromosome 6 genomic scaffold, GRCh38.p14 alternate locus group ALT_REF_LOCI_3 HSCHR6_MHC_DBB_CTG1:
AGGCACTCAGGAAATAACAGACGTGTGACGTTCTGCCTTTGTGGAGCATATGTTATAGTGAGAAAGACAGAATCAGTTCTAACCTGATGACTACCAACGTTAGGCAAGGAGGAAGCAGGTGTTAGGAAGATTGTTCAGGGACTGTGCCAAAGATGAAGCCCATAATATTTGAAAGTGAGTTTCTTCAATCACTTTCTGTATTAAGGTTCTTTCTCCCTGTGTTCCACCCTCCTGCTTGTCACCTTCACTCGTCAGCTGACCATGTTGCCTCCTATGGTGTGAACTTCTACCAGTCTCACGGTCCCTCTGGCCAGTACACCCATGAATTTGATGGAGACGAGGAGTTCTACGTGGACCTGGAGACGAAAGAGACTGTCTGGCAGTTGCCTATGTTTAGCAAATTTATAAGTTTTGACCCGCAGAGTGCACTGAGAAATATGGCTGTGGGAAAACACACCTTGGAATTCATGATGAGACAGTCCAACTCTACCGCTGCCACCAATGGTATGTGTCCACCATTCCGCCTCTCTTTACTGAAACTAATCTTTCATACCAAGTTTTACTCCCTTCTTCTCAAGAGATTTCCGGATCTTCTCATGGTAATTGCTGAAATTTTATCATCTCCCATCTCTAAAATCACATATTCCCATGTAATACAAGGGTCTTTCCATTATGTATTAATTCCTACTTTATTAAACATGCCCACAGAGAGAAGGGCACAGGAATAAAGCAGAGGCAATGTGTCGTTGCTCCCAAGCAGAAGGTAAATAAGACCTCTTTGACTATCAGGTGGTGAAATGCTGGTAAGAGGGCTCTTCCAGGATGTAATGCAGAAGCTCATGGCAGAGCTATTCACACTTCACATCAGTGCTGTTTCCTCACCACAGAGGTTCCTGAGGTCACAGTGTTTTCCAAGTTTCCTGTGACGCTGGGTCAGCCCAACACCCTCATCTGTCTTGTGGACAACATCTTTCCTCCTGTGGTCAACATCACCTGGCTGAGCAATGGGCACTCAGTCACAGAAGGTGTTTCTGAGACCAGCTTCCTCTCCAAGAGTGATCATTCCTTCTTCAAGATCAGTTACCTCACCTTCCTCCCTTCTGCTGATGAGATTTATGACTGCAAGGTGGAGCACTGGGGCCTGGACGAGCCTCTTCTGAAACACTGGGGTAAGGATGAGTTCCACCACTTCATGGGTTTCTAATAACAGACTTCACTCTTCTCCCTAAGCCTGGGGCCTTGAGTCTTGCAGAGCCAGCcctccaccccatcccatcccacacacatgcacatgagcACACTGCACATTCTGACCTCAACAGCTCCACTTTCACAGAGCCTGAGATTCCAGCCCCTATGTCAGAGCTCACAGAGACTTTGGTCTGCGCCCTGGGGTTGTCTGTGGGCCTcatgggcattgtggtgggcactGTCTTCATCATCCAAGGCCTGCGTTCAGTTGGTGCTTCCAGACACCAAGGGCTCTTATGAATCTCATCCTGAAAGGAAGGTAAGATTGAGATTTGTTGGAGCTGAAACCTCAGTATGAGAGGGAGGAAAGTGGGAGGGGGTTGTGGACATGAATGTGGTTGAAAGTTGTAGGCGAATTGGGAAGTGGCATGATGATCACACAGGAGGCCCCTCAGACCCATCGATCTCATGTCTGTCCTGTTGCAGGTGCATCACCATCTACAGGAGAAGAAGAATGGACTTGCTAAATGACCTAGCACTATTCTCTGGCCTGATTTATCATatcccttttctcctccaaatgtTTCTTCTCTCACCTCTTCTCTGGGACTTAAGGTGCTATATTCCCTCAGAGCTCACAAATGCCTTTCAATTCTTTCCCTGACCtcctttcctgaatttttttattttctcaaatgttaCCTACTAAGGGATGCCTGAGTAAGCCACTCAGCTACCTAATTCCTCAATGACCTTTATCTAAAATCTCCATGGAAGCAATAAATTCCCTTTTGATGCCTCTATTGAATTTTTCCCATCTTTCATCTCAGGGCTGACTGAGAGCATAACTTAGAATGGGTGACTCTTATGTTTTAGGCCAATTTCATGTCATTCCCCAGATCATATTTCATGTCCAGTAACACAGGAGCAACCAAGTACAGTGTATCCTGATAATTTGTTGATTTCTTAACTGgtgttaatatttctttcttccttttgttcctaccCTTGGCCACTGCCACCCACCCCTCAATTCAGGTACCAACGAACCCTCTGCCCTTGGCTCAGAATGGTTAtagcagaaatacaaaaaaaaaaaaaaaagtctgtactaATTTCAATATGGCTCTTAAAAGGAATGACAGAGAAATAGGATACAAGAATTTTGAATCTCAAAAGTtatcaaaagtaaaaaattttgTTACCAAAAGTCAAACTGCATTCTCAAAACTTTAAATTTGTGAAGAATGACAACAGTAGAAGctttcctctccccttctcaCCTTGAGGAGATAAAAATTCTCTAGGCAGGAAAAGAAATGGAAGCCAGTtagaaaaacattgaaataaggccaggcacggtggctcacacctataatcccaacactttgggaggccaaagtgggcagatcacttgtggtcaggacttggagaccagcctggccaacgtggttacaccctgtctctactaaaaatacaaaaattagctgggcatggtggtgggcacctgtaatcccagctactcaggaggctgaagcaggagaatcgcttgaacctgggaggtggaggttgcaataagattgtgccactgcactccagcctgggcaacagaatgaaactccatctcaaaaataaataaatacatataaataaattttttaaaaaagaaaaatattaaaataaggcaATAATATAAGTGGGTATCTGAAAAGGAACAAATGCTTGTTCCTTACTTAGGGTTAGTGACAATGGAAAACAGATAGAAGTAGAAGCTACAGACCCATTTAGGGGCCCCAGCCCCCTGCTCCTCCCCCTTCCTGGCTAAGGAAAGCATGAGCCTATGAGAGAGAAATCCTAGGAAGAACAAGACAGTTGAGACAATGTAGCAGCAGTAGTGGGTGTTGTGTCCTACACTGGATTCGTGGTCTCCTAATAGAAAATCTCTCAGAGGAAATGGGTCCACAGAGACCTGAGGGCTCTAAACAGCTATGAAATCTGCCAGGATATTTCTGTCCATGCTATCTGCATCAGTGAGTTTAAAAtgtaataggagaaaaaaaagagacaaaacatTAACATAATAATTGATACAGCATAGTTTTGTACAAAGAAACCTAAATCCAAATACTTGACTCAGTATTTTGAagctaatattttaaactttactgGGTAAAGTATCTGATTGACATTTCTGAACCTTATTTTTCTCATCCACAATGTGGGAGTGATAATATTTTCCTTGCAGAGTTATTGACAGAATTTGAATAATCTTGGTATATAGACAGTGCCTTACAcgtagtatataaatatataagaaaacacTGCAGTTATGTTTATAATGGATTTATTAAAAAGAATGGATCATATTATATGAAAAGTACATTTGTTTTCCTTAGCCCTTTAGTGATTTAGGAGATTCAAGCGTAGACGTAAAAGTGAGTTTCTTTTCATATGTTAACtggaggatttttttctttcttgagaggctgagattgGGTTGATAAGAGAACTCTTAGGACAAGAAGTTGTAATATTTGACTTCGGTTTTTAACTCTCTAAGGGGTATATTCCCTCCTTATGGCCCATAAATTTTAAGTCAAGGTGAATTATATGCAACAGCAGTTTATCCATATTTACtttggggaggaggtggggagactccgggagaaaataattataaatgcagACTGGGAATTAGTAAGTGCAGGGAATCTGAACCAGTGGTGATCATGAAAACGTCCATCacagaacacagaggatttttagggcaatgaaactacTCTATTTGATACCACAATGGTGAATAAATATCATTATGCGCTTGCccaaatccatagaatgtacaacaccaagaatgaaccttaatataaactatggactttgggtgataatgatgtgtcagtgtaagTTCATAAGTTGTAGCAAATGTACCTCTGTCGTGGAGGATGTTACTAgtgggggaggctatgcatgtgtgggaaCAGAGAGCATATGGGATACATCTATCTGTACTCTACAATTTTTCTGggaacctaaaacttctctaaaataaactctattaaaaaaaaagaaaagaaaaggtcaaCAATAATGatcccaaatatataaaattaaaactgtagTATAAAAATGGTCACATGAAAATGCATGAATGTGCTAAGAACTTTTCTGCAAtaggatttaaaataaattttatataaatttcaatGATTCATGAGCCAAGAACCCAGCATTCTGGaggtgtgtgcatttgtgtgtgtgtgtgtgtgtgcgtgtgtgtgtgtaaggctTACATTGAATGGCATTATAACCAGAGTCATACAGAAATACACAAATGCTCCCCTATTTAGAATCCTTCCCCAAGAAATACTGAGGAAAGCAAATATAATGGTAGTTGGATTTTACTGAAAGAATgtattcaaaaagtatttatataatgttaaaatagcatagttaaaattagttttataaaatagagCAAATATATCTTTTTATCAGCTAAAAGTTCAAAGTGaaat
Proteins encoded in this window:
- the HLA-DQA2 gene encoding HLA class II histocompatibility antigen, DQ alpha 2 chain precursor — protein: MILNKALLLGALALTAVMSPCGGEDIVADHVASYGVNFYQSHGPSGQYTHEFDGDEEFYVDLETKETVWQLPMFSKFISFDPQSALRNMAVGKHTLEFMMRQSNSTAATNEVPEVTVFSKFPVTLGQPNTLICLVDNIFPPVVNITWLSNGHSVTEGVSETSFLSKSDHSFFKISYLTFLPSADEIYDCKVEHWGLDEPLLKHWEPEIPAPMSELTETLVCALGLSVGLMGIVVGTVFIIQGLRSVGASRHQGLL